One Artemia franciscana chromosome 7, ASM3288406v1, whole genome shotgun sequence DNA segment encodes these proteins:
- the LOC136028888 gene encoding barrier-to-autointegration factor-like translates to MSTTSQKHKNFIAEPMGEKPVTDLAGIGEVLGKKLESKGYDKAFIVLGQFLVLKKDKELFSDWLKHTIGANSKQSGDCAQCLSDWCDEFL, encoded by the exons ATGTCTACTACCTCTCAGAAGCACAAGAATTTTATAGCTGAACCAATGGGTGAAAAACCTGTTACTGATCTTGCAGGTATTGGTGAAGTTCTTGGTAAAAAACTTGAGAGCAAAGGATATGATAAg gctTTCATTGTCCTTGGTCAATTTCTTGTcttgaaaaaagacaaagagtTGTTTTCTGACTGGTTGAAGCACACAATAGGTGCCAATTCCAAGCAGTCCGGTGATTGTGCCCAATGCTTATCTGACTGGTGTGACGAGTTCCTGtaa